One Stenotrophomonas oahuensis genomic region harbors:
- a CDS encoding efflux RND transporter periplasmic adaptor subunit, whose amino-acid sequence MNNMRWMGGGLLALMLAACGKQDAEPAAPLPVLVVQPGTVAGQEVAAYPGEVHAREESTLSFQVGGHLIRRHVDAGQRVRKGDVLAELDVSDYAAQASASQAQLAAAEADLVRARDDQKRYAKLAEQQLVSQSTLDAQTAAFKAAQGQANAARANLAVARNQAAYAQLRAPADGVIASRQAEAGQVVSAGQTIFTLAADGGREVLIALPESHIRDYKVGQEVQVELWNTPGQLLPGSIREIAPAADAQTRTYAARVSLAEEALKDVELGQSARVFAGAGRSGILQLPLGAVLRGADGKASVWVVNPANGALKATPVTVGAYGPDAVPVLSGVSAQDWVVAAGGHLLREGQVVAPVDRQNRPLLNPAAKPAPAAAKGN is encoded by the coding sequence ATGAACAACATGCGATGGATGGGCGGTGGGCTGCTGGCGTTGATGCTGGCAGCGTGTGGCAAGCAGGACGCAGAGCCGGCAGCGCCGTTACCGGTGCTGGTGGTGCAGCCGGGCACGGTGGCCGGCCAGGAAGTGGCGGCCTATCCGGGTGAGGTGCATGCGCGCGAGGAAAGCACGCTGTCGTTCCAGGTCGGCGGGCACCTGATCCGCCGCCATGTCGATGCCGGCCAGCGCGTGCGCAAGGGCGATGTGCTGGCCGAACTGGACGTGTCCGACTATGCCGCCCAGGCCAGTGCCAGCCAGGCCCAGCTGGCCGCCGCCGAAGCCGACCTGGTGCGCGCCCGCGACGACCAGAAGCGCTACGCCAAGCTGGCCGAACAGCAGCTTGTCAGTCAGTCCACGCTGGATGCGCAGACCGCGGCGTTCAAGGCCGCGCAGGGCCAGGCCAATGCCGCCCGCGCCAACCTGGCCGTGGCCCGCAACCAGGCGGCGTATGCGCAGTTGCGCGCACCCGCCGACGGCGTGATCGCCAGCCGTCAGGCTGAAGCCGGGCAGGTGGTCAGTGCCGGCCAGACCATCTTCACCCTGGCCGCCGACGGCGGCCGCGAGGTGCTCATCGCGCTGCCGGAAAGCCATATCCGCGACTACAAGGTCGGCCAGGAGGTTCAGGTGGAACTGTGGAACACGCCGGGCCAGCTGCTGCCGGGTTCCATCCGCGAAATTGCACCGGCCGCCGATGCTCAGACCCGCACCTATGCGGCGCGGGTCAGCCTGGCCGAGGAAGCCTTGAAAGATGTGGAGCTGGGCCAGAGCGCACGCGTGTTCGCCGGCGCAGGCCGCAGCGGCATCCTGCAGCTGCCGCTGGGCGCAGTGCTGCGCGGGGCGGACGGCAAGGCCAGCGTGTGGGTGGTCAACCCGGCCAACGGCGCGCTGAAGGCGACCCCGGTGACGGTGGGCGCGTACGGACCGGATGCGGTGCCGGTGCTGAGCGGCGTGTCCGCGCAGGATTGGGTGGTGGCCGCCGGTGGGCATCTGCTGCGTGAAGGCCAGGTGGTGGCTCCGGTGGATCGCCAGAACCGTCCGCTGCTGAACCCGGCGGCGAAGCCGGCACCCGCTGCGGCCAAGGGGAACTGA
- a CDS encoding TetR/AcrR family transcriptional regulator: protein MTDPTTSSAPPKPSAKAAGPGRPKDLGKRAAILDAAKALFVEQGYTGVSMDSIAAQAGVSKLTVYSHFGDKETLFTEAVQSTCMEMLPDALFVTDAEGPLREQLLGIGRAFFAMITSPAAVAVQRVMMAPDTDDRIREMFWVAGPQRTSAALAEFLRGRTAAGELEISDFQTAALQFFTLIKGELHTHMMCGMRPAPAECDADAHVHASVDFFLRAYATRP from the coding sequence ATGACCGATCCGACCACTTCCTCTGCGCCGCCCAAGCCCTCTGCCAAGGCCGCCGGACCCGGGCGTCCGAAGGACCTGGGCAAGCGGGCCGCGATCCTCGACGCCGCCAAGGCGCTGTTCGTCGAGCAGGGCTACACCGGCGTCAGCATGGACAGCATTGCCGCCCAGGCCGGTGTGTCCAAGCTGACCGTTTACAGCCATTTCGGCGACAAAGAGACGCTTTTCACCGAAGCTGTGCAGTCCACCTGCATGGAAATGCTGCCCGACGCCCTGTTTGTAACGGATGCGGAAGGGCCGCTGCGTGAACAGCTGCTGGGCATTGGCCGGGCGTTCTTCGCGATGATCACCTCGCCGGCCGCGGTCGCGGTGCAGCGGGTGATGATGGCCCCGGATACCGACGACCGTATCCGCGAGATGTTCTGGGTGGCCGGCCCGCAGCGCACCAGCGCGGCCCTGGCCGAGTTCCTGCGGGGCCGTACCGCCGCCGGTGAACTGGAGATTTCGGACTTCCAGACCGCGGCCCTGCAGTTCTTCACCCTGATCAAGGGCGAGCTGCATACGCATATGATGTGCGGCATGCGCCCGGCCCCGGCCGAGTGCGATGCCGATGCCCATGTGCACGCCAGCGTCGACTTCTTCCTGAGGGCGTACGCTACCCGCCCCTAG
- a CDS encoding protein-L-isoaspartate O-methyltransferase family protein, which produces MTIDYAHARELMVEQQIRPWDVLDIRVLDVLAKLPREAFVAEAHQKLAYTDVELPLGFGHKMMKPVIEGRTLQALDLQPGDEVLEIGTGSGYLSACIGALAREVLSLEIQPELATSARANLDRTGLGTNVRIETADALSWSSERRFDVVVVTAAVDTIPSHFVSLLRPGGRLFVIRGTSPVMEAVLVKADGSIESLFETDIEYLRGAAPAPQFQL; this is translated from the coding sequence ATGACGATCGATTACGCCCACGCCCGCGAACTGATGGTTGAACAGCAGATCCGTCCCTGGGACGTGCTGGACATCCGTGTGCTCGATGTTCTGGCAAAACTGCCGCGGGAGGCGTTCGTCGCTGAAGCGCACCAGAAGCTGGCCTACACCGACGTGGAACTGCCGCTCGGTTTCGGCCACAAGATGATGAAGCCGGTGATTGAAGGCCGCACCCTGCAGGCCCTGGATCTGCAGCCGGGTGACGAAGTGCTGGAAATCGGCACCGGCAGCGGCTACCTCAGCGCCTGCATCGGCGCGCTGGCCCGTGAAGTGCTGAGCCTGGAGATCCAGCCGGAGCTGGCCACCAGCGCGCGCGCCAACCTCGACCGTACCGGCCTGGGCACCAACGTGCGCATTGAAACCGCCGATGCCCTGAGCTGGTCGAGCGAGCGTCGTTTTGATGTCGTCGTGGTGACTGCGGCAGTCGATACCATCCCGTCACATTTCGTCTCGCTGCTGCGTCCGGGTGGTCGTCTGTTCGTCATCCGCGGTACCTCGCCGGTGATGGAAGCGGTGCTGGTGAAGGCCGATGGCAGCATCGAATCGCTGTTTGAAACCGATATTGAATACCTGCGCGGTGCCGCCCCGGCACCCCAGTTCCAACTCTGA
- a CDS encoding TolC family outer membrane protein, translated as MIRRSLALALAAALLPMTASAADLLQVYEMARNGDPQLAAAESTRLFDKEGAVQARAALLPQINGQATLGRNRTTPNHDVDTTSFTTKSRNYTVDGSQTLFNWTQFSNLRSQRELSKAADFTLDSANDDLIVRTSAAYFNVLVGIESLSAAQTNEAAAKKQFDFADKRLEVGLAPITDVHEARAQYDQARANTIIAQNTLADAYQALTELTGQPVTDLKALPEDFRPELPAQYATVDALVTKAVEQNPALKASELKVSAAESSVSAARGAHYPTLSLGASAGKSASWGDVVGSGSNFSPDQRTNSIGLTLSVPIFSGGATQSGVRQALAQRDIAQDGYEQQKRALDRNTRNAYQSLVAGISEVEARRLAVVSAQSAYDASQVGLEVGTRTVLDVIQNQRILFSAQLEYANARYTFLQRRLQLGQAVGVLDIAELQDINRLLTQQAATPSTTVNN; from the coding sequence ATGATCCGCCGATCCCTCGCACTTGCGCTGGCCGCCGCACTGCTGCCGATGACCGCCTCTGCCGCCGACCTGCTGCAGGTCTATGAAATGGCGCGCAACGGCGATCCGCAGCTGGCCGCGGCAGAGTCCACCCGTCTGTTCGACAAGGAAGGTGCCGTCCAGGCCCGCGCCGCGCTGCTGCCGCAGATCAACGGCCAGGCTACGCTGGGTCGCAACCGCACCACGCCGAACCACGACGTGGACACCACCTCGTTCACCACCAAGAGCCGCAACTACACGGTGGATGGTTCGCAGACCCTGTTCAACTGGACCCAGTTCTCGAACCTGCGTTCGCAGCGCGAGCTGAGCAAGGCGGCGGATTTCACCCTGGATTCGGCCAACGACGATCTGATCGTGCGCACCTCGGCCGCGTACTTCAACGTGCTGGTGGGCATCGAGTCGCTGTCGGCCGCGCAGACCAACGAAGCCGCTGCCAAGAAGCAGTTCGACTTCGCTGACAAGCGCCTGGAAGTGGGCCTGGCCCCGATCACCGACGTGCACGAAGCCCGCGCGCAGTACGACCAGGCCCGTGCCAACACGATCATTGCGCAGAACACCCTGGCCGACGCCTACCAGGCGCTGACCGAATTGACCGGCCAGCCGGTCACCGACCTGAAGGCACTGCCGGAAGATTTCCGTCCGGAACTGCCGGCCCAGTACGCCACCGTGGATGCACTTGTGACCAAGGCGGTGGAACAGAATCCGGCGCTGAAGGCCTCGGAGCTGAAGGTCAGCGCAGCCGAGTCGTCCGTGTCTGCCGCACGCGGCGCGCACTACCCGACCCTGTCGCTGGGTGCCAGTGCCGGCAAGTCGGCCAGCTGGGGTGACGTGGTGGGTTCGGGCAGCAACTTCAGCCCGGACCAGCGCACCAACAGCATCGGCCTGACCCTGAGCGTGCCGATCTTCTCCGGCGGTGCCACCCAGTCCGGCGTGCGCCAGGCCCTGGCCCAGCGCGACATCGCCCAGGACGGCTACGAGCAGCAGAAGCGCGCCCTCGACCGCAACACCCGCAACGCCTACCAGTCGCTGGTGGCCGGCATCAGCGAGGTGGAAGCACGTCGTCTGGCCGTGGTCTCCGCGCAGAGCGCGTACGACGCTTCGCAGGTCGGCCTGGAAGTGGGTACCCGCACCGTGCTGGACGTGATCCAGAACCAGCGCATCCTGTTCTCGGCGCAGCTGGAATACGCCAACGCCCGCTACACCTTCCTGCAGCGTCGCCTGCAGCTGGGCCAGGCGGTCGGCGTGCTCGACATCGCCGAACTGCAGGACATCAACCGCCTGCTGACCCAGCAGGCCGCCACGCCGAGCACCACGGTCAACAACTGA
- a CDS encoding LpxL/LpxP family Kdo(2)-lipid IV(A) lauroyl/palmitoleoyl acyltransferase: MSDNASTATRPSLRNPRHWPMFAFMLGAFAVARLPWGLQRALGRGVGTVAYRLASSRRKAAEVNLKLCFPEQDEAWRQRLLRDSFDALGVGIFEFARAWWGSIDSIRPKVQIEGLEHLHRMQAEGRGVLLVSGHFMTLEMCGRLLCDHVDLSGMYRKHRNPVYEWAVKFGRLRYAKAMYANEDIRATVRHLKKGGFLWYAPDQDMRGKDTVFVPFFGHTASTITATHQLARMTGCAVIPYFHRREGGKYFLKIGAPLENFPSEDVEADTARVNQAIEAMVREAPDQYLWIHRRFKRQPGGRSTFYK; encoded by the coding sequence ATGTCCGATAACGCTTCCACCGCGACCCGTCCGTCGCTGCGCAATCCCCGGCACTGGCCGATGTTCGCCTTCATGCTGGGGGCCTTCGCGGTCGCGCGGCTGCCCTGGGGCCTGCAACGGGCGCTGGGCCGGGGCGTGGGCACGGTGGCGTACCGGCTGGCCAGCAGCCGCCGCAAGGCGGCCGAAGTGAACCTCAAGCTGTGCTTCCCTGAACAGGACGAGGCCTGGCGGCAGCGCCTGCTGCGTGACAGCTTCGATGCATTGGGCGTGGGCATCTTCGAGTTCGCCCGCGCGTGGTGGGGCAGCATCGACAGCATCCGCCCCAAGGTGCAGATCGAAGGGTTGGAACACCTGCACCGCATGCAGGCCGAGGGCCGCGGCGTGCTGCTGGTGTCCGGGCACTTCATGACGCTGGAGATGTGCGGTCGCCTGCTGTGCGACCACGTCGATCTGTCCGGCATGTATCGCAAGCATCGCAACCCGGTGTACGAATGGGCCGTGAAGTTCGGCCGGCTGCGCTATGCCAAGGCGATGTACGCCAATGAGGATATCCGTGCCACCGTGCGGCATCTGAAGAAGGGCGGCTTCCTCTGGTATGCACCCGACCAGGACATGCGCGGCAAGGACACCGTGTTCGTGCCGTTCTTCGGCCACACCGCGTCCACCATCACCGCCACGCACCAGCTGGCACGCATGACCGGCTGTGCGGTGATCCCGTATTTCCACCGTCGCGAAGGCGGGAAGTACTTCCTGAAGATCGGCGCGCCGCTGGAGAATTTCCCCAGCGAAGACGTGGAAGCCGATACCGCGCGGGTGAATCAGGCGATTGAAGCGATGGTGCGTGAGGCACCGGATCAGTATCTGTGGATACACCGGCGCTTCAAGCGCCAGCCGGGTGGTCGCAGCACGTTTTACAAATGA
- the waaA gene encoding lipid IV(A) 3-deoxy-D-manno-octulosonic acid transferase, which translates to MRNRPVEWILRGLYSAVLYILLPITVYHLVWRGFRVRQYFQRWDERYASYPQSSLHPRVWLHAVSVGEVNAAAPLVNALRAQRPDIRWVITTITPTGSERVRSLWGDAVDHVYLPYDVPGSVGRFLGHFKPSLALILETELWPNLLFGCRDRGIPVYILNARLSARSLRGYRLLAPLIARALRTVTCVAAQSQDDAERFIQLGAEPEQVRALGNLKFEIATPNVREFMANFHAAVPPARPVWIAASTHEGEEQATLDLHRRLRAEIPDLLLLWAPRHPERFPRVEALAREQGWKVATRRQEQWPQADTDVFVIDTLGELMSFYSCADVAFVGGSLQPIGGHNLLEPAAMGTASVTGPHLHNFSEISRRMREAGAVLIADDVEGVYVALLMLLRDPQAREDMARAGCTLVSTGRGALQRTVDLVTPQLPPPVA; encoded by the coding sequence ATGCGTAATCGCCCTGTTGAGTGGATCCTGCGCGGCCTGTACTCGGCCGTGCTGTACATACTGCTGCCCATCACCGTGTACCACCTGGTGTGGCGGGGTTTCCGGGTGCGCCAGTACTTCCAGCGCTGGGACGAGCGTTATGCCTCCTATCCGCAATCCAGCCTGCACCCACGGGTGTGGCTGCATGCGGTGTCGGTGGGTGAGGTCAATGCGGCGGCCCCGCTGGTCAATGCGCTGCGCGCACAACGCCCGGACATCCGCTGGGTGATCACCACCATCACCCCCACCGGCTCGGAGCGGGTGCGCTCGCTGTGGGGCGATGCGGTCGACCACGTCTACCTGCCTTACGACGTGCCCGGCAGCGTCGGTCGCTTCCTGGGCCACTTCAAACCCAGCCTGGCACTGATCCTGGAAACCGAGCTGTGGCCGAACCTGCTGTTCGGCTGCCGCGACCGCGGCATTCCGGTGTACATCCTCAATGCGCGGCTGTCGGCGCGTTCGCTGCGTGGCTACCGGCTGCTGGCCCCGCTGATCGCACGGGCGTTGCGCACGGTGACCTGCGTGGCCGCGCAATCGCAGGACGACGCGGAGCGCTTCATCCAGCTGGGTGCCGAACCCGAGCAGGTGCGTGCGTTGGGCAACCTGAAGTTCGAGATTGCCACGCCGAATGTGCGTGAGTTCATGGCGAACTTCCACGCGGCTGTGCCGCCAGCGCGGCCGGTGTGGATCGCCGCCAGCACCCATGAGGGCGAAGAACAGGCAACGCTGGACCTGCACCGCCGGCTACGCGCCGAGATTCCCGATCTGCTGTTGCTGTGGGCACCGCGCCACCCGGAGCGTTTCCCGCGCGTGGAAGCATTGGCCCGCGAACAGGGCTGGAAGGTTGCCACCCGCCGCCAGGAGCAGTGGCCGCAGGCCGACACCGACGTGTTCGTGATCGATACGCTGGGTGAGCTGATGTCGTTCTACAGCTGCGCCGATGTAGCGTTCGTCGGCGGCAGCCTGCAACCGATTGGCGGGCACAACCTGCTGGAGCCTGCCGCCATGGGCACCGCCTCGGTGACCGGCCCGCACCTGCACAACTTCTCGGAGATTTCGCGACGCATGCGTGAAGCAGGGGCCGTGTTGATCGCAGACGACGTGGAAGGTGTGTATGTCGCCCTGCTGATGCTGCTGCGCGATCCGCAGGCACGCGAGGACATGGCGCGTGCGGGCTGCACGCTGGTGAGCACAGGGCGTGGGGCGTTGCAGCGCACCGTGGACCTGGTGACGCCGCAGCTGCCGCCACCGGTGGCGTGA
- a CDS encoding REP-associated tyrosine transposase: MSSSSLQRGRQSAIGGIYILTTVVHCRRPLFEHSRNAEIVIETLRHMERSGRSRTYAWVVMPDHVHWVMELKSGTLAGCMNLFKSRSSRLMGAGRVWQSGYHDHALRKEESLEHVARYIVGNPIRAGLTRNAGEYPYAWCCGAL, from the coding sequence ATGTCCAGCTCAAGCCTGCAGCGGGGCCGACAGTCGGCCATCGGTGGCATCTACATTCTGACCACCGTGGTTCACTGCCGTCGGCCTCTGTTCGAACATTCCCGTAACGCAGAGATCGTGATCGAGACACTGCGCCACATGGAGCGCAGTGGCCGCAGTCGCACATACGCTTGGGTGGTGATGCCCGATCACGTGCACTGGGTGATGGAACTGAAGTCGGGGACGCTGGCCGGTTGCATGAACCTGTTCAAGTCACGCAGCAGTCGGTTGATGGGAGCCGGGCGGGTGTGGCAATCCGGGTATCACGACCATGCGTTGCGCAAGGAGGAATCGCTGGAGCATGTCGCGCGTTACATCGTCGGAAATCCTATACGCGCGGGTTTGACCCGAAACGCTGGCGAGTACCCCTACGCGTGGTGCTGCGGAGCCCTGTAG
- a CDS encoding O-antigen ligase family protein has product MPNSLAEPLRAPGSPGARAGRWAPWWVIAFVALWPLPGIAETVLVLGALYAAVRMVQLRLRGKQRLLSSPAWALTSILFLGYWLPQAFSAFDAIDPSEAWRKTAAGLRYLPFMWLVAIAVATPQRRALTLGGLAVITGVWTLDALAQAAFGTSPLFWSLDQLKWAVSGHGLCTPAEAAAADRLSGVLGPCNLKFGQVLASLSPFLLFAAARRLGTWGWVVSAAAVGVVLVLAGSRASWITFALVLAFSGWRLLGTRGLLICAALGGAVAVGLSLGSTQVRERIARTAMAWDGESDGVNQALSGRAQIWAAAGCMIQEHPINGVGARGFRDAYPACHPSPQQQDVWGEGPALHAHQIVLEILAETGVLGLLLWLAAAAQAWRAWRFAPLAARDRARPAALALAVTVFPLNTHLAFYSTFWGGLTLLLAALYAGSLLARDEES; this is encoded by the coding sequence ATTCCCAACTCGCTGGCTGAGCCGCTGCGCGCACCGGGCTCCCCGGGCGCGCGCGCCGGGCGTTGGGCCCCGTGGTGGGTCATCGCCTTCGTCGCCCTGTGGCCGTTGCCCGGCATTGCCGAAACCGTGCTGGTGCTGGGCGCGCTGTACGCCGCCGTGCGCATGGTGCAGCTGCGTCTGCGAGGCAAGCAGCGCCTGCTGAGCAGCCCGGCGTGGGCGCTGACCAGCATCCTGTTCCTGGGCTACTGGTTGCCGCAGGCGTTTTCCGCTTTCGATGCGATTGACCCTTCCGAAGCGTGGCGCAAGACGGCTGCCGGCCTGCGCTATCTACCCTTCATGTGGCTGGTGGCCATCGCAGTCGCCACGCCGCAGCGGCGCGCGCTCACTCTCGGTGGCCTTGCGGTCATCACCGGCGTGTGGACCCTGGACGCACTGGCCCAGGCCGCGTTCGGCACCAGTCCATTGTTCTGGTCACTGGACCAGCTGAAGTGGGCGGTGAGCGGGCATGGGCTGTGCACGCCGGCCGAGGCCGCCGCTGCGGATCGACTCAGTGGTGTGCTGGGGCCGTGCAATCTGAAGTTCGGCCAGGTGCTGGCCAGCCTGTCGCCGTTCCTCCTGTTTGCCGCCGCACGCCGCCTGGGCACGTGGGGCTGGGTTGTGTCGGCTGCCGCCGTGGGCGTGGTGCTGGTGCTGGCCGGCTCGCGCGCCTCGTGGATCACGTTCGCGCTGGTGCTGGCGTTCTCGGGCTGGCGGCTGCTGGGTACGCGTGGCCTGCTGATCTGCGCGGCATTGGGAGGGGCGGTGGCGGTCGGGCTTTCGCTGGGTTCAACACAGGTGCGTGAGCGTATCGCGCGCACGGCGATGGCATGGGATGGCGAAAGCGATGGCGTGAACCAGGCCTTGTCCGGTCGCGCGCAGATCTGGGCCGCGGCGGGTTGCATGATCCAGGAGCACCCCATCAATGGCGTTGGCGCGCGCGGTTTCCGCGATGCGTATCCCGCCTGTCACCCATCACCACAGCAGCAGGATGTTTGGGGCGAGGGTCCCGCGTTGCACGCGCATCAGATTGTGCTGGAAATTCTGGCTGAAACCGGTGTGCTGGGATTGTTGTTGTGGCTGGCTGCTGCCGCACAGGCATGGCGTGCATGGCGGTTTGCGCCGTTGGCTGCCCGCGATCGCGCACGCCCGGCGGCGTTGGCGTTGGCGGTCACGGTGTTCCCGTTGAACACCCACCTCGCGTTCTATTCCACGTTCTGGGGTGGCCTCACCCTGCTGCTGGCCGCGCTGTACGCCGGCAGCCTGCTGGCGCGGGACGAAGAATCCTGA
- a CDS encoding glycosyltransferase: MRRLTVVQLLPALHSGGVERSTLEIAAALVAAGHRAIVVSAGGRLVEPLLASGAEHLTLDIGRKSLWTLRHVRALRDLFAQTGADIVHARSRLPAWLGLYAVRNLPADRRPHWVTTVHGLNSPGRYSAVMTSGERVICVSNTVRDFVRQHYPSVAAERLQVIPRGVDIAQFPRVGRQDRRARLAVAAQHPALDGDAPLLLLPGRGTRLKGHHHALALLAGLHAAGVPARLWMPGTREPGRERYVAELEAQAQRLGVAQNVLMTAPTSRIAEAYAASDLVLQLSDKPEAFGRTVVEAVSVGRPVLGWNHGGVGELLTQLQPSGAVPLGDAPALLARAQQLLAQPPALPTRIPFTLQAMQRDTLQLYSQLAG; this comes from the coding sequence GTGCGCCGGTTGACCGTGGTGCAGCTGCTGCCGGCGCTGCACTCCGGCGGGGTGGAACGTTCCACTCTTGAAATTGCCGCCGCGCTGGTCGCGGCCGGGCACCGCGCCATCGTGGTGTCCGCCGGTGGCCGTCTGGTCGAGCCGCTGCTGGCCAGCGGCGCTGAACATCTCACCCTGGATATCGGCCGCAAGTCGCTGTGGACGCTGCGCCATGTACGCGCGCTGCGCGACCTGTTCGCGCAGACCGGGGCCGACATCGTGCATGCGCGCTCGCGCCTGCCGGCCTGGCTGGGCCTGTATGCGGTGCGCAACCTGCCGGCTGATCGTCGCCCGCATTGGGTGACCACGGTGCACGGACTGAACTCCCCGGGCCGCTACAGCGCGGTGATGACCAGTGGCGAGCGGGTCATCTGTGTGTCCAACACCGTGCGTGACTTCGTACGGCAGCACTATCCGTCGGTTGCCGCTGAACGCCTGCAGGTGATTCCGCGCGGCGTGGACATCGCCCAATTTCCGCGCGTGGGCCGGCAGGACCGGCGTGCGCGCCTGGCCGTGGCCGCGCAGCATCCGGCGCTGGACGGTGATGCGCCGCTGCTGCTGCTGCCGGGGCGCGGCACGCGCCTGAAGGGACATCACCATGCGCTGGCGCTGCTGGCCGGGCTGCATGCGGCGGGCGTACCGGCGCGGCTGTGGATGCCAGGCACGCGCGAACCCGGCCGCGAGCGTTATGTGGCCGAACTGGAGGCGCAGGCGCAGCGGCTGGGCGTGGCGCAGAACGTGCTGATGACGGCACCTACCTCGCGCATTGCTGAGGCCTATGCGGCCAGCGATCTGGTGCTGCAGCTGTCCGACAAACCGGAAGCTTTTGGCCGCACCGTGGTGGAAGCGGTGTCGGTGGGCCGACCTGTACTGGGCTGGAACCACGGCGGTGTTGGCGAACTGCTGACACAACTGCAACCCTCCGGCGCGGTACCCTTGGGCGATGCACCGGCGCTGCTGGCGCGCGCGCAGCAGTTGCTGGCGCAGCCGCCAGCGCTGCCGACGCGTATTCCGTTTACCCTGCAGGCCATGCAACGTGACACCCTCCAGCTCTATTCCCAACTCGCTGGCTGA
- a CDS encoding zinc-finger domain-containing protein, with product MSHTATAPANAEKRYTVHRSELPLSCPTPEMALWNSHPRVYLPIEDEPNGEAQCPYCGSVFVLAD from the coding sequence ATGAGCCATACCGCCACTGCGCCCGCCAATGCCGAGAAGCGCTACACCGTGCACCGCAGCGAACTGCCGCTGAGCTGCCCGACGCCGGAAATGGCGCTGTGGAACTCGCACCCGCGCGTGTACCTGCCGATCGAAGACGAGCCCAACGGCGAAGCGCAGTGCCCGTACTGCGGTTCGGTGTTTGTGCTGGCCGACTGA